In Kryptolebias marmoratus isolate JLee-2015 linkage group LG20, ASM164957v2, whole genome shotgun sequence, a genomic segment contains:
- the cib3 gene encoding calcium and integrin-binding family member 3, with the protein MGNKQTIFTAQQLDAYQDSTYFTRKEILRLFYRYRDLAPQLVPLDYTNHPDVKLPYELIGSMPELKDNPFRQRIAEVFSEDGQGNMTLDDFLDMFSVLSEMAPRDLKAYYAFKIYDFNNDDFLCKSDLEKTLNKLTRNELTEEEVRMVCEKVIDEADLDNDGRLSLEDFQHMIVRAPDFLSTFHIRI; encoded by the exons ATGGGGAATaaacaaaccatctttacagcaCAGCAGCTGGATGCCTATCAG gACTCCACATATTtcacaagaaaagaaattcTCAG ACTCTTCTACCGCTATCGGGATTTGGCACCGCAGCTCGTTCCTCTTGACTACACCAACCACCCAGATGTGAAGTTACCATACGAGCTGATCGGCAGCATGCCAGAGCTGAAG GACAACCCATTTCGCCAGAGGATCGCTGAGGTTTTCTCTGAGGACGGACAGGGAAACATGACACTGGACGACTTcctggacatgttttcagtTCTCAGTGAGATGGCTCCTCGTGACCTCAAGGCCTACTACGCCTTCAAAATCTACG ATTTCAACAACGATGACTTCCTCTGCAAGTCGGACCTGGAGAAGACGCTGAACAAGCTGACCCGTAACGAGctgacggaggaggaggtgaggatgGTGTGTGAGAAGGTGATCGACGAGGCCGACCTGGACAATGACGGGCGACTTTCCCTGGAGGATTTCCAGCACATGATCGTCAGAGCTCCAGACTTCCTCAG CACCTTCCACATAAGGATTTAA
- the LOC108232862 gene encoding anti-dorsalizing morphogenic protein yields MLVFVVRFAIFLRITSAWPSPGHRENHFTSEEEPEEVRSAAIKRLLEVFGMEDPPAVHGHKQPPQYMLDLYNTVADVDGVTKDPYLLEGNTVRSFFDKLHSEQVEFRFNLSTVARTEKVLTAELHLFKLRPQVTLTSSRHHFCQVSVYQLLDSSRTNGTQGKKLLSSRLVPVHSTGWEVFTITQAVRSWMQDEGSNLGLHVVVRTLGGSQVDLKLIRFASGRHHHQSKQPMLVLFTDDGRRSAKLQSPNSHEAISTSILPQIPMSASPSRSARSLDHIDEEGRLKPCQRLPLYVDFEEIGWSGWIVSPRGYNAYHCKGSCSFPLGQNMRPTNHATVQSIINALKLIRGIQTPCCVPDKLFSINLLYFDDDENVVLKQYNDMVAGSCGCH; encoded by the exons ATGTTGGTGTTTGTGGTCAGATTCGCCATTTTCCTGCGCATCACCTCAGCTTGGCCTTCTCCGGGCCACCGGGAGAATCATTTCACCTCCGAGGAAGAGCCAGAGGAGGTCCGCTCCGCGGCCATCAAGAGGCTTTTGGAGGTTTTTGGAATGGAGGACCCCCCTGCGGTCCACGGACATAAGCAGCCACCTCAGTACATGCTGGATCTGTACAACACGGTGGCTGACGTGGACGGTGTGACCAAGGACCCGTATCTGCTGGAGGGGAATACTGTGCGCAGTTTCTTTGACAAAT tgCACAGTGAACAGGTGGAGTTCAGGTTCAATTTGTCAACAGTTGCACGAACAGAGAAGGTTCTCACTGCAGAGCTCCATCTGTTCAAGCTGCGCCCTCAGGTAACCCTGACATCCAGCAGGCATCACTTCTGTCAG GTCAGCGTCTATCAGCTCCTGGACAGCAGCAGGACCAACGGCACACAGGGGAAGAAGCTGCTGTCCTCTCGGCTCGTCCCCGTCCACTCCACCGGCTGGGAAGTGTTCACAATCACACAAGCT GTCCGCTCCTGGATGCAGGATGAAGGCAGTAACCTGGGGCTCCATGTGGTGGTTCGGACTCTGGGAGGAAGCCAGGTGGACCTGAAGCTGATCCGCTTCGCTTCAGGCCGCCACCACCATCAGAGCAAGCAGCCCATGCTGGTTCTGTTCACTGATGACGGCCGCCGCTCTGCTAAACTTCAGAGTCCAA atTCACATGAGGCCATTAGCACCTCCATCCTTCCCCAGATTCCCATGTCGGCCTCACCGTCCCGGAGTGCTCGCTCTCTGGACCACATCGATGAGGAAGGCAGACTGAAGCCCTGCCAGCGCCTGCCTCTGTACGTCGACTTCGAGGAGATCGGCTGGTCGGGCTGGATCGTGTCTCCCAGGGGCTACAACGCTTATCACTGCAAGGGCTCCTGCTCCTTCCCTCTGGGTCAGAACATGAGACCGACCAACCACGCCACCGTCCAGTCCATCATCAACGCCCTGAAGCTGATCAGAGGCATCCAGACGCCGTGCTGCGTGCCCGACAAGCTGTTTTCCATCAACTTGCTCTACTTTGACGACGACGAGAATGTTGTTCTGAAACAGTACAACGACATGGTGGCTGGAAGCTGCGGCTGCCACTGA